A window of the Bradyrhizobium ottawaense genome harbors these coding sequences:
- a CDS encoding sulfite exporter TauE/SafE family protein encodes MGDIASFCLLSIAVFCGAFVSGLAGFAFSAVAGAILLHVLPPLEAVPLMMACSITVQAANLWALRKSIRWKQSSVLVVGGLLGVPIAVWLLQAADARIFRESFGLAIACYAAYTLFRPVLSRRLQMNVGRNVLIGFGGGFVGGLTAMPGAIPTIWCDIHGVPKTEQRGLVQPFIAAMQIFALVLMLLQNDLSSKVLVEFVASIPALFAGAALGIFAFRCVNEASFRRIILTMLLFSGLLLVL; translated from the coding sequence ATGGGCGACATTGCGTCGTTCTGCCTGCTCAGTATCGCCGTGTTTTGCGGCGCCTTCGTCTCGGGCCTCGCGGGCTTCGCCTTTTCGGCGGTGGCCGGCGCGATTCTCCTTCACGTTCTCCCACCACTGGAGGCGGTCCCGCTGATGATGGCCTGCAGCATCACCGTGCAGGCCGCGAATCTTTGGGCGTTGAGAAAAAGTATCCGCTGGAAGCAGAGCTCGGTATTGGTCGTGGGCGGATTGCTTGGCGTTCCGATCGCCGTCTGGTTGCTGCAAGCTGCAGACGCGCGGATCTTCAGAGAGAGCTTTGGTCTCGCCATCGCCTGTTATGCAGCCTACACGTTATTCCGGCCGGTGCTTTCTCGTCGCCTGCAGATGAATGTGGGGCGCAATGTATTAATCGGCTTCGGCGGCGGCTTTGTCGGCGGGTTGACGGCAATGCCGGGTGCAATACCGACCATATGGTGTGACATCCACGGCGTGCCAAAAACTGAGCAGCGCGGGCTGGTTCAGCCTTTCATTGCTGCCATGCAGATTTTCGCGCTCGTGCTGATGCTGTTGCAAAATGATTTGTCTTCGAAGGTCTTGGTTGAGTTCGTCGCCAGTATTCCGGCACTGTTTGCCGGCGCGGCGCTAGGGATTTTCGCTTTCCGCTGTGTCAATGAAGCGTCGTTCCGGCGGATCATCCTCACCATGTTGCTATTTTCTGGATTGCTGCTGGTCTTGTAG
- a CDS encoding Bug family tripartite tricarboxylate transporter substrate binding protein, protein MIEYLRKALLVCILTLIGGLSAGTTPASAAGYPDRPVKWLIGFAAGGPVDIVARIMSQWLSDHFGQQFVVENRAGSGGNIAAAAAINSPPDGYTLLFVAPNNAISTSLYKKLPYDFIRDTTPVASIMQLTNMLVVSNAMPVKTVQEFIDYCKSNPGKISYASSGNGTSVHMSAELFKAMTKCDMVHVPYRGSAIAFPDIISNKVQLIFDNLPSALEQAKGGSVRALGVTSPKRWPSVPDVPAIAETVPGFESVGFYGISAPKDTPPEIIGVLNKAIAEALKDPKLVARLAEVGGIPKPMTPAEFGKLVADETEKWRKVVEFAGVSVD, encoded by the coding sequence ATGATCGAATATTTGCGCAAAGCATTGCTGGTTTGCATTTTAACTCTCATTGGCGGCCTCTCGGCCGGTACAACGCCCGCCTCCGCCGCCGGCTACCCCGACCGCCCGGTGAAATGGCTGATCGGTTTCGCCGCCGGCGGCCCGGTCGATATCGTGGCGCGCATCATGAGCCAGTGGCTGTCGGACCATTTCGGCCAGCAGTTCGTGGTCGAGAACCGCGCCGGCTCCGGCGGCAACATCGCCGCCGCCGCGGCGATCAACTCGCCGCCGGACGGCTACACGCTGCTGTTCGTCGCTCCCAACAACGCGATCTCGACCTCGCTGTACAAGAAGCTGCCGTATGACTTCATCCGCGACACCACGCCGGTGGCGAGCATCATGCAGCTCACCAACATGCTCGTGGTGTCGAACGCGATGCCGGTGAAAACCGTTCAGGAGTTCATCGACTATTGCAAGTCGAACCCCGGCAAGATCTCCTACGCGTCGTCGGGCAACGGCACCTCGGTGCACATGTCGGCGGAGCTGTTCAAGGCGATGACCAAGTGCGACATGGTGCATGTGCCCTATCGGGGATCTGCGATCGCCTTTCCCGACATCATCTCCAACAAGGTGCAGTTGATCTTCGACAACCTGCCCTCGGCGCTGGAACAGGCCAAAGGCGGTTCGGTGCGCGCGCTCGGCGTCACCTCGCCGAAGCGCTGGCCCAGCGTACCGGACGTGCCCGCCATCGCCGAGACCGTGCCCGGATTCGAATCGGTCGGCTTCTACGGCATCTCGGCGCCCAAGGACACGCCACCCGAGATCATCGGCGTCCTCAACAAGGCGATCGCCGAGGCGCTGAAGGACCCGAAGCTGGTAGCCCGGCTCGCCGAGGTCGGTGGCATCCCGAAGCCGATGACCCCCGCCGAGTTCGGCAAACTGGTCGCCGACGAGACGGAAAAATGGCGCAAGGTGGTGGAATTCGCCGGGGTTTCGGTCGATTAA